A region from the Deinococcus sp. QL22 genome encodes:
- a CDS encoding cysteine protease StiP domain-containing protein, whose translation MTPKPDTLLTPSTLAHTLPAADAEVHLRAAQPHLVSVQEKETLLRAGVSYGTLLTPEGVPTEVQTAAYRAALIRNGERVGALLASLTAEILATYSQPVLVSLARAGTPVGCAMRRLARRWGSELPHHTLSIIRGSGIDGVALQAVRRQHPHGQLIFVDGWTGKGSIYEALVGSLPADIPTRLAVLSDPAGVALHAATHDDLLLPHAALNASVCGLLSRTFVTEEGGLHAARIEEQLRGHDHTAEYLEALDTLTTPFTLEFHLPVGPRPQRPYDRVTALAATLGVTDPHLVKPSVGEATRVFLRRQPAHLMLREAEHPDTLHLQALAEAAQVPVSIHPTLPYLAAALIAAALIHPGGS comes from the coding sequence ATGACGCCAAAACCTGACACCCTGTTGACCCCCTCCACTCTGGCCCATACGCTTCCCGCTGCCGACGCAGAGGTACATCTGCGGGCCGCTCAGCCCCACCTGGTCAGCGTGCAGGAGAAAGAAACCCTGCTGCGGGCGGGGGTGTCGTATGGCACGCTGCTGACGCCTGAGGGCGTGCCCACCGAGGTTCAGACGGCGGCCTACCGCGCAGCACTGATCCGCAACGGTGAGCGAGTGGGGGCGCTGTTGGCGAGCCTCACGGCAGAAATTCTGGCGACTTATTCGCAGCCTGTCCTAGTTTCGCTGGCCCGCGCCGGAACCCCGGTGGGCTGTGCCATGCGCCGTTTGGCCCGCCGCTGGGGGTCGGAGTTGCCGCACCACACGCTCAGTATCATTCGGGGCAGTGGCATAGATGGCGTGGCCCTGCAAGCGGTACGCCGCCAGCATCCACACGGGCAACTGATTTTTGTGGACGGCTGGACGGGCAAAGGCAGCATTTACGAAGCGCTAGTCGGCAGCCTGCCCGCCGATATCCCCACCCGCCTCGCCGTGCTGAGCGACCCGGCAGGCGTGGCCCTGCACGCCGCCACACACGACGATTTGCTGCTGCCCCACGCGGCGCTGAATGCCAGTGTGTGCGGACTCCTGAGCCGGACTTTTGTGACGGAAGAAGGCGGCCTACACGCGGCGCGGATAGAGGAACAGTTGCGCGGGCACGACCACACGGCAGAATATTTAGAGGCGCTGGACACGCTCACCACCCCATTCACGCTGGAATTTCACTTGCCTGTTGGCCCGCGCCCGCAGCGGCCTTACGATAGGGTCACTGCTTTGGCCGCCACGTTGGGCGTGACCGATCCGCATTTGGTCAAGCCGAGTGTGGGCGAGGCCACGCGGGTTTTTCTGCGCCGCCAGCCTGCACACCTGATGCTGCGGGAAGCAGAACATCCCGATACGCTGCACCTCCAAGCACTGGCAGAGGCCGCGCAGGTTCCCGTCAGCATTCACCCCACCTTGCCCTACCTCGCCGCTGCCTTGATTGCTGCTGCCCTGATCCACCCCGGAGGCTCCTGA
- a CDS encoding HAD-IIB family hydrolase yields the protein MTSPQTNTIVAFADLDDTLFQTLRKLPGVDPDTLTPATVNTRGEVHSFCTPAQAELLRRLACGGVTVIPVTGRDLAAMARVTLPFTSWRIVDHGLTLVAPGGEVDAEWAGHVRERLHDLQDALTAATAHLEAYAARLGCRLTRHHAHDLPFMTVLKHPDAHAEALEELQVRWEAFLTDQGVESLKIIANANNVSVLPRSLGKLEAVQHLRQRHFPDAVLTLGLGDSLSDLAFMSACDFAVTPPRGQILRAVNAANLPQR from the coding sequence ATGACCAGTCCACAAACGAACACTATCGTCGCTTTTGCCGATCTGGACGACACTTTATTTCAGACGCTCCGCAAGTTGCCGGGTGTTGACCCAGATACGCTGACGCCCGCCACCGTAAATACTCGCGGTGAGGTGCACTCGTTCTGCACGCCCGCACAGGCCGAACTCTTGCGGCGGCTGGCCTGCGGCGGCGTCACCGTGATTCCGGTCACCGGGCGCGATCTGGCGGCGATGGCCCGCGTGACCCTGCCGTTTACCTCCTGGCGAATCGTGGATCATGGCCTGACGCTGGTTGCGCCGGGCGGAGAAGTGGACGCGGAATGGGCCGGGCATGTGCGCGAACGGTTGCACGACTTGCAGGACGCTCTGACTGCCGCCACCGCCCACTTAGAGGCTTACGCTGCCCGCCTCGGCTGCCGCCTGACCCGCCATCATGCCCACGACCTGCCGTTTATGACCGTGCTGAAGCATCCCGATGCCCACGCTGAGGCGTTGGAAGAGCTGCAAGTGCGCTGGGAAGCCTTTTTGACAGATCAGGGAGTAGAGAGCCTGAAAATTATCGCCAACGCCAACAACGTCAGTGTGCTGCCGCGTTCGCTGGGCAAGCTGGAAGCCGTGCAGCACCTTCGCCAGCGGCACTTCCCCGACGCCGTGTTGACCCTTGGCCTGGGCGACAGCCTCAGCGACCTGGCCTTTATGAGTGCCTGCGATTTTGCGGTCACGCCCCCCAGAGGCCAAATCCTCCGGGCGGTGAATGCGGCCAACTTGCCTCAGCGGTAG
- a CDS encoding ATP-grasp domain-containing protein, with product MTSAQLTALEGAPYEVWASHTDPDHGMLAAAPYTFLEPKGLLGDDYAAWLLAACTERGIGVVVPGKERERLGHWQPAFAEAGIALIVPADEATQRHLERKDEFLRAWDTAILPIPRWTTFEDSASFEDGLKALKLDGVRLCVKPARGIYASGFRVLMERPDLNSFLKGELYQMSVAAAREMFASGELPTMLLMHTLEGAERSIDCVAWQGRLIRAVVRRKGEHGQRLEHRPDLVAAAQKIAQTYNLSGIFNFQTKDDGLRVPHMLEINARASGGLRYSMAAGINFPRLLLDAATGTLNWNTLPAVRTGLSVAEDKVVRVMGTAELAEPEVELG from the coding sequence GTGACTTCTGCGCAATTGACGGCGCTGGAAGGCGCTCCTTATGAAGTCTGGGCCAGCCACACCGACCCCGATCACGGGATGTTGGCCGCCGCGCCGTACACCTTTTTGGAACCTAAAGGGCTGCTGGGCGACGACTACGCCGCGTGGCTGCTGGCCGCCTGCACCGAACGGGGCATCGGAGTGGTGGTTCCCGGCAAGGAGCGCGAGCGGTTGGGGCACTGGCAACCCGCCTTTGCCGAGGCCGGAATTGCCCTGATCGTGCCCGCAGATGAGGCCACGCAGCGGCACCTGGAACGCAAAGACGAATTTTTGCGGGCTTGGGACACTGCTATTTTGCCCATTCCGCGGTGGACGACGTTTGAAGATTCCGCCAGCTTTGAAGACGGCTTGAAAGCACTCAAGTTAGACGGCGTGCGCCTGTGCGTCAAGCCTGCGCGGGGGATTTATGCCAGCGGGTTCCGGGTGCTGATGGAGCGGCCCGACCTGAATTCCTTTCTGAAGGGCGAGCTGTACCAGATGAGCGTGGCGGCGGCGCGGGAAATGTTTGCGAGTGGTGAATTGCCTACCATGCTGCTGATGCACACGCTGGAAGGCGCGGAACGCAGCATCGACTGTGTGGCGTGGCAGGGCCGCCTGATTCGCGCGGTGGTGCGCCGCAAAGGGGAGCATGGGCAGCGCCTGGAACACCGCCCCGACTTGGTGGCCGCCGCCCAGAAGATTGCCCAGACGTACAACCTCAGCGGCATCTTCAATTTTCAGACCAAAGACGACGGCTTGCGCGTGCCACACATGCTGGAAATCAATGCACGGGCATCAGGCGGCCTGCGCTACAGCATGGCAGCAGGCATCAATTTTCCGCGCCTGTTGCTGGATGCAGCCACAGGAACGCTGAACTGGAACACCCTCCCAGCCGTTCGCACGGGCCTCAGCGTGGCCGAGGACAAAGTGGTGCGCGTGATGGGCACGGCGGAATTGGCCGAACCTGAAGTGGAGTTAGGATGA
- a CDS encoding HpcH/HpaI aldolase/citrate lyase family protein, protein MPVLIPVSTLDPWALGASLYAPATRDDLVQLGTDKYPHLSSLIYCTEDAVREEDVPRALANLTLALPDLPPIVTALSGTGASRTGPLRLIRARNPEVLAQLLTLDLRGISGFVLPKTHDGNLASYMRLLNREEHAHLSVLLTLETREALSEHRMACLRDLIFQESWQHRIACLRIGGNDLMHALGVRRTPGRTLYEGPLERVISMLIGVFKPYGFMLSSPVYEVFEDLTTLAREVQQDLEYGLSGKTIIHPVQLSTVLNGYRVTEGDLQEAHAILAEDAPAVFKMNGRMCEPATHSRWAHDILIRAERYGTLPPLRHEALHF, encoded by the coding sequence ATGCCTGTGCTGATCCCTGTTTCAACCCTTGATCCGTGGGCATTGGGAGCCAGTTTGTATGCTCCGGCCACCCGTGACGACCTCGTGCAGCTCGGCACCGACAAATACCCGCACCTGAGCAGCCTGATCTACTGCACCGAGGACGCCGTGCGCGAGGAAGATGTGCCGCGTGCGCTGGCGAATCTGACCCTTGCCCTCCCCGATCTGCCCCCCATCGTCACTGCTCTCTCTGGCACGGGTGCATCCAGGACTGGCCCCCTGCGCCTGATCCGCGCCCGCAACCCGGAAGTGCTGGCGCAACTGCTGACACTGGATTTGCGCGGCATCAGCGGCTTCGTGCTGCCCAAAACGCACGACGGCAATCTGGCCTCCTACATGCGCCTGCTGAACCGTGAGGAACACGCGCACTTGTCGGTGCTGCTGACCTTGGAAACCCGCGAGGCGCTGAGTGAGCACCGCATGGCCTGCCTGCGCGACCTGATTTTTCAGGAAAGCTGGCAGCACCGGATCGCCTGCCTGCGTATTGGCGGCAACGACCTGATGCACGCGCTGGGAGTGCGCCGCACGCCGGGCCGCACTCTGTACGAAGGCCCGCTGGAACGGGTCATCAGCATGCTGATCGGCGTCTTCAAGCCCTACGGTTTTATGCTCTCCAGCCCCGTCTACGAGGTGTTTGAAGACCTGACGACGCTGGCCCGCGAGGTGCAGCAAGACCTTGAATATGGCCTGTCGGGCAAAACGATTATTCATCCGGTGCAGCTGAGTACCGTGCTGAACGGCTACCGCGTCACCGAGGGCGACCTGCAAGAAGCGCATGCGATTCTGGCCGAGGACGCGCCCGCCGTCTTTAAGATGAATGGCCGGATGTGCGAGCCTGCCACCCACAGCCGTTGGGCGCACGACATCCTGATTCGCGCCGAGCGCTACGGCACCCTCCCCCCCCTGCGGCATGAAGCCCTGCACTTTTAA
- a CDS encoding phosphoribosyltransferase domain-containing protein — translation MTVSPELNMQEVVLPSGTLKLRLEAATAPLNDLLTYAVRRNPKRGFLFVSRVLGKHIPIAPDVAARTYRTLVAALPPLHAPHFIGLAETATALGEGVFRAWLEATPGKTGTFQHTTRYHTQAPLLLRFDEPHSHAPAHLVYDPGPAARAATELVLVDDELSTGTTLQNLATAWLELHPHVSRVVLVSLTDWCPRRRELAESLGVPVDFVSLTRGEFSFAPDLTWQPAALPAVVGNGADKTALLSAQSARYGHLTDSPTLNTLGLTVHPTDRVLVLGTGEYQYPAFALAQQIAPRVASCLWNATTRSPILPGLAILHTLTFADNVSDGISNYVYNVDPGAYSRILVGYEGACLPDPALMAALGPHAQAVRLSP, via the coding sequence ATGACGGTCAGCCCAGAGTTGAACATGCAAGAAGTCGTTTTGCCGAGTGGCACGCTGAAGCTGAGGCTAGAGGCGGCCACCGCGCCGCTGAACGACCTGCTGACCTACGCCGTGCGCCGCAACCCTAAACGCGGTTTCCTGTTCGTGAGCCGGGTGCTGGGCAAGCACATTCCGATTGCGCCGGACGTGGCGGCCCGCACTTACCGCACGCTGGTTGCTGCGTTGCCTCCCTTGCACGCGCCGCATTTCATCGGGCTGGCGGAAACGGCCACCGCGCTGGGCGAGGGTGTGTTTCGGGCGTGGTTGGAGGCGACTCCGGGCAAAACCGGCACGTTTCAGCACACCACGCGCTACCACACACAAGCTCCGCTGCTGCTGCGCTTCGATGAACCCCACTCGCACGCGCCCGCACACCTGGTCTACGATCCCGGCCCCGCAGCACGCGCCGCAACGGAATTGGTGCTGGTAGACGATGAACTGTCTACCGGAACAACCCTGCAAAACCTGGCCACCGCCTGGCTGGAACTGCATCCACACGTGTCACGGGTGGTCTTGGTCAGCCTGACCGACTGGTGCCCCCGCCGCCGCGAACTGGCCGAGTCGCTTGGTGTGCCTGTGGATTTCGTGAGTCTGACACGCGGCGAATTCTCGTTTGCACCCGATCTGACCTGGCAACCTGCCGCCCTGCCTGCGGTGGTGGGCAACGGAGCCGACAAAACGGCGTTGCTGTCTGCCCAGAGCGCCCGCTACGGCCACCTGACCGACTCACCCACGCTGAATACTCTGGGCCTCACCGTTCACCCCACAGACCGCGTGCTGGTGCTGGGAACCGGGGAATATCAGTATCCGGCGTTCGCTCTGGCACAGCAGATTGCGCCCAGGGTTGCCTCTTGCCTCTGGAACGCCACCACCCGCAGTCCAATTCTGCCGGGGCTAGCGATTCTGCACACCCTGACATTTGCCGACAACGTGTCAGACGGGATTTCCAACTACGTGTACAACGTAGACCCCGGCGCCTATAGCCGGATTCTGGTGGGCTATGAGGGCGCGTGTCTGCCCGATCCGGCGCTGATGGCGGCGCTGGGGCCACACGCGCAGGCCGTGAGGCTCAGCCCATGA